One segment of Echeneis naucrates chromosome 15, fEcheNa1.1, whole genome shotgun sequence DNA contains the following:
- the LOC115055393 gene encoding gamma-aminobutyric acid receptor subunit pi, whose protein sequence is VLRLLESSLLNAEVKEGEILPPTIQRLMKGYNKYLRPFFDNGPVTVGMSLDIASIDTISEINMDYTATIFLRQRWTDERLVFEGNKSLSLDGRLVELLWVPDTFIVDSKKSFLHDITVENRLIRIFPNGTVLYALRITTTVACNMDLTKYPMDKQTCTLQLESWGYNINDVMFYWTRGNESVSGLDTLQLAQYTVEDHYTSVSEAIYETGRYPKLVFHFELRRSILYFILETYVPSSLLVVLSWVSFWISLSSVPARICIGVTTVLTMTTLMMGARTSLPNANCFIKAIDVYLGICFSFIFGALIEYAVAHFCTLTHTDHVIMYGHHMHDFEDEMNGIVTTISTHSRAKRRKEPAATPPPAPTPTELTVSPSSPSGSEPKPEASPPEPTNWCLTALATLRKVLRSINCCHVQNPHHIDNYSRVTFPLSFVIVNLLYWTYYLCF, encoded by the exons gtTCTCAGGTTGTTAGAGAGCTCGCTCCTCAACGCCGAAGTGAAGGAAGGAGAGATCCTGCCGCCAACCATTCAGAGGCTGATGAAAGGATACAACAAGTACCTCAGGCCTTTCTTTGACA ATGGTCCCGTCACGGTGGGAATGAGCCTGGACATCGCCAGCATCGACACCATCTCAGAGATCAACATG GACTACACGGCCACCATCTTCCTCCGCCAGCGCTGGACGGACGAGCGCCTGGTGTTTGAAGGCAACAAGAGCCTGAGTCTTGACGGGCGGCTTGTGGAGCTCCTCTGGGTCCCCGACACATTTATCGTGGACTCCAAGAAGTCCTTCCTCCATGACATCACCGTGGAGAACAGACTGATCCGCATCTTCCCCAACGGGACCGTTCTTTACGCACTGAG GATCACCACCACCGTGGCCTGCAACATGGATCTGACCAAGTACCCCATGGACAAGCAGACCTGCACGCTACAACTGGAGAGCT GGGGTTATAATATTAACGACGTCATGTTCTACTGGACCAGAGGGAACGAGTCTGTCAGCGGTTTGGACACCCTCCAGCTGGCTCAGTACACGGTGGAAGACCACTACACATCCGTCTCAGAGGCCATCTATGAAACCG GTCGATACCCAAAACTGGTCTTCCACtttgagctgaggaggagtatTCTGTACTTCATCCTGGAGACCTACGTCCCCTCCAGCCTGCTGGTGGTCCTCTCATGGGTTTCTTTTTGGATTTCGCTGTCCTCCGTCCCGGCTCGTATTTGCATAG GCGTGACCACGGTGCTGACCATGACCACACTGATGATGGGAGCCCGCACGTCACTGCCCAACGCAAACTGCTTCATCAAGGCCATCGACGTTTACTTGGGAATCTGCTTCAGCTTCATCTTTGGAGCGCTCATCGAGTACGCCGTGGCGCACTTCTGCACGCTCACGCACACCGATCACGTCATCATG TACGGCCACCACATGCACGACTTCGAAGACGAGATGAACGGCATCGTCACCACCATCTCCACTCACTCCAGAGCCAAGAGACGCAAGGAGCCTGCGGCGACTCCTCCCCCGGCTCCCACCCCCACAGAACTCACTGTCAGCCCCTCCAGCCCGTCGGGCAGCGAGCCCAAGCCCGAGGCGTCACCTCCGGAGCCCACCAACTGGTGCCTCACCGCTCTGGCCACCCTCCGCAAAGTGCTCCGCTCCATAAACTGCTGTCACGTGCAGAACCCCCACCACATAGACAACTACTCCAGAGTTACCTTCCCCCTGTCCTTCGTCATCGTCAACCTGCTCTACTGGACATATTATCTCTGCTTCTAG